One stretch of Harpia harpyja isolate bHarHar1 chromosome 17, bHarHar1 primary haplotype, whole genome shotgun sequence DNA includes these proteins:
- the CFAP300 gene encoding cilia- and flagella-associated protein 300, producing the protein MSAGDRRCVAGFVFRSLPQKAFPCLEDRDVQDRLLKWSMQGRMTAQAFSFDQQFKPYQKDEFVMAFFNDHNVNSSLKLLSASGQWTTLGSRVTKIEATVVPCTQISMSFFDRLYSEGVVRETGDIVKCYDDYYDDILISDELRKVLLLEDSDHYDLFSQLDRKEFLFCLFKHLCIGGTLCQFEDVVGPYLETTKALYKDLVSVQKNPETKEICIISTVFRVSAYDDNGLCYPSSKSHEQTFAYLIVDPCKRHLHVLYHCFGGSLFTN; encoded by the exons ATGTCCGCCGGCGATCGGCGCTGCGTGGCGGGCTTCGTTTTCCGCTCCCTGCCCCAGAAAGCTTTCCCCTGCTTGGAGGACAGGGACGTCCAGGACCGACTCCTCAAATG gtCCATGCAAGGCAGGATGACAGCACAAGCGTTCAGTTTTGACCAACAGTTTAAGCCCTATCAAAAGGATGAATTTGTTATG GCATTTTTTAATGACCACAATGTGAACTCCAGTTTAAAGTTGCTCTCAGCTTCGGGACAATGGACTACATTGG GTTCCAGAGTGACAAAAATTGAAGCTACAGTGGTGCCCTGTACACAGATTTCCATGTCATTTTTTGATCGGCTATACTCTGAAGGAGTTGTTAGAGAAACTGGAGATATTGTGAAATGTTATGATGACTATTATGATGATATTCTCATCTCTGATGAATTAAGGAAG GTCTTGCTTCTTGAAGATTCAGACCATTATGACTTATTCAGTCAACTGGATCGCAAGGAATTTCTATTCTGTCTTTTTAAGCATCTTTGCATTGGAGGAACTCTTTGCCAGTTTGAAGATGTAGTTGGCCCATACTTAGAAACTACAAAAGCTTTATATAAAGACTTGGTGAG TGTTCAAAAGAAtcctgaaacaaaagaaatatgtatAATTTCTACAGTCTTCAGAGTGTCTGCATAT GATGATAATGGCCTATGTTACCCTTCAAGCAAAAGCCACGAACAGACTTTTGCCTACTTGATCGTGGATCCCTGCAAGCGACACCTACATGTTCTGTATCACTGTTTTGGTGGAAGCTTATTTACTAACTAG